Proteins found in one Macaca nemestrina isolate mMacNem1 chromosome 4, mMacNem.hap1, whole genome shotgun sequence genomic segment:
- the LOC105471394 gene encoding carboxypeptidase A2 has product MAMRSILFLFFGALFGHIYCLETFVGDQVLEIVPSNEEQIKNLLQLEAQEHLQLDFWRSPSTPGETAHIRVPFVSVQAVKAFLESQGIAYSIMIEDVQVLLDKENEEMLFNRRRERSGNFNFGAYHTLEEISQEMDNLVAEYPGLVSKVNIGSSFEKRPLNVLKFSTGGDKPAIWLDAGIHAREWVTQATALWTANKIASDYGKNPSITSILDTLDIFLLPVTNPDGYVFSQTKNRMWRKTRSKVSGSLCVGVDPNRNWDAGFGGPGASSNPCSDSYHGPSANSEVEVKSIVDFIKSHGKVKAFVTLHSYSQLLMFPYGYKCTKPDNSDELSEVAQKAAQSLTSLHGTKYKVGPICSVIYQASGGSIDWSYDCGIKYSFAFELRDTGRYGFLLPAHQILPTAEETWLGLKAIMEHVRDHPY; this is encoded by the exons ATGGCCATGAGGTCgatcctgtttttgttttttggtgccCTTTTTGGTCATATCTACTGTCTAGAAACATTTGTGGG AGACCAAGTTCTTGAGATTGTACCAAGCAatgaagaacaaattaaaaatctGCTACAATTGGAGGCTCAAGAACATCTCCAG CTTGATTTTTGGAGATCACCCAGCACCCCAGGGGAGACAGCCCACATCCGAGTTCCCTTTGTCAGCGTTCAGGCAGTCAAAGCATTCTTGGAGTCCCAGGGAATTGCCTATTCCATCATGATTGAAGATGTGCAG GTCCTGTTggacaaagagaatgaagaaatgcTTTTTAACAGGAGAAGAGAACGGAGTGGTAACTTCAATTTTGGTGCCTACCATACCCTGGAAGAG ATTTCCCAAGAAATGGATAACCTCGTGGCTGAGTACCCTGGTCTAGTGAGCAAAGTGAATATTggctcttcttttgagaagcggcCTTTGAACGTGCTTAAG TTCAGCACCGGAGGAGACAAGCCAGCTATCTGGCTGGATGCTGGGATCCATGCTCGAGAGTGGGTTACACAAGCTACGGCACTTTGGACAGCAAATAAG ATTGCCTCTGATTATGGAAAGAACCCATCCATCACTTCCATTCTGGACACCCTGGATATCTTCCTCCTGCCAGTCACAAACCCTGATGGATACGTGTTCTCTCAAACCAAA AATCGTATGTGGCGGAAGACCCGGTCCAAGGTATCTGGAAGCCTCTGTGTTGGTGTGGATCCTAACCGGAACTGGGATGCAGGTTttggag GACCTGGAGCCAGCAGCAACCCTTGCTCTGATTCATACCATGGACCCAGTGCCAACTCTGAAGTTGAAGTGAAATCCATAGTGGACTTCATCAAGAGTCATGGAAAAGTCAAGGCCTTCGTTACCCTCCACAGCTATTCCCAGCTGCTGATGTTCCCCTACGGGTACAAATGTACCAAGCCAGATAACTCTGATGAGCTG AGTGAAGTGGCCCAAAAGGCTGCCCAATCTCTGACAAGCCTGCATGGCACCAAGTACAAAGTGGGACCAATCTGCTCTGTCATCT ACCAAGCCAGTGGAGGAAGCATTGACTGGTCCTATGATTGCGGCATCAAGTACTCATTTGCCTTTGAACTGAGAGACACAGGGCGCTATGGCTTCCTCTTGCCAGCCCATCAGATCCTTCCCACAGCTGAGGAGACCTGGCTTGGCTTGAAGGCAATTATGGAGCATGTGCGAGACCACCCCTATTAG